The Streptomyces pactum genome contains a region encoding:
- a CDS encoding SCO0930 family lipoprotein → MKTSWRSASLVASAAVVLALTTACGQDGGATGSQNVGATAAPGDVGNIGAGAGDGLGTGAGGAQASASPPESAGKLSVSTNAEIGELVTDGAGRTLYRFDADTAKPPKTTCENDCATAWPPVAADDALAGEGIDKDLLGEVTRPDGTKQLTIGGWPAYRYAKDTAAGDVKGQGVGGKWYALAADGKKAEAQEAAGLSTREDPKLGEIVVDKNGMTVYRFMKDEAWPKPVSACTGACLEKWPVVAPVEPDDTEGVVKEDLMTFTRPDGAEQQTVDCWPIYTFAGDKKAGDTNGQGVGGTWYAVAPDGKPVGAPKK, encoded by the coding sequence ATGAAGACCTCCTGGCGGAGCGCCTCACTCGTGGCGAGCGCCGCGGTGGTGCTGGCACTGACGACGGCGTGCGGCCAGGACGGCGGCGCCACCGGCAGCCAGAACGTCGGCGCCACCGCCGCGCCCGGCGACGTCGGCAACATCGGTGCCGGAGCCGGCGACGGACTCGGGACCGGCGCGGGCGGCGCGCAGGCGTCGGCGAGCCCGCCGGAGTCCGCGGGCAAACTGTCCGTCTCCACCAACGCGGAGATCGGCGAGCTGGTGACCGACGGCGCGGGCCGCACCCTCTACCGCTTCGACGCGGACACCGCCAAGCCGCCCAAGACGACGTGCGAGAACGACTGCGCCACCGCCTGGCCGCCCGTGGCCGCCGACGACGCCCTCGCCGGCGAGGGCATCGACAAGGACCTGCTCGGCGAAGTCACCCGCCCCGACGGCACCAAGCAACTCACGATCGGCGGCTGGCCGGCGTACCGCTACGCCAAGGACACCGCGGCCGGTGACGTCAAGGGCCAGGGCGTCGGCGGCAAGTGGTACGCGCTGGCCGCTGACGGCAAGAAGGCCGAGGCCCAGGAGGCGGCCGGACTGTCCACCCGCGAGGACCCGAAGCTCGGCGAGATCGTCGTCGACAAGAACGGGATGACCGTCTACCGCTTCATGAAGGACGAGGCCTGGCCGAAGCCGGTGTCGGCCTGTACCGGTGCCTGCCTGGAGAAGTGGCCGGTCGTCGCGCCCGTGGAGCCCGATGACACCGAGGGCGTCGTGAAGGAGGACCTGATGACCTTCACCCGGCCCGACGGTGCCGAGCAGCAGACCGTCGACTGCTGGCCGATCTACACCTTCGCCGGTGACAAGAAGGCCGGCGACACCAACGGTCAGGGCGTCGGCGGCACCTGGTACGCCGTCGCCCCCGACGGAAAGCCGGTCGGCGCGCCGAAGAAGTAG
- a CDS encoding LysR family transcriptional regulator has product MQLQQLQYFVAVAETRHFTRAAETVHVAQPSLSQQIRALERELGADLFLRARGNITLTDAGEALLPLARRILADADTARHEVLELVQLRRGRVRLGATPSLCTGLLPDALRAFHDRYPGIRLLIEEGGSHDLVRELARGALDLALVVLPLPTASPALTTVELLREDLVVVSSPESPRPGGGRRAVRIADLEGERLVMFRHGYDLRELTVAACRAEGFEPDFAVEGGEMDAVLGFVRAGLGMAVVPRMVAARSGRGLRVTPLARPGLHRTIALAHRSDVAPPRAARELQRMLLER; this is encoded by the coding sequence ATGCAGTTGCAGCAGCTCCAGTACTTCGTGGCGGTCGCCGAGACCCGGCACTTCACCCGGGCCGCGGAGACGGTCCACGTGGCCCAGCCGTCGCTGTCCCAGCAGATCAGGGCGCTGGAGCGGGAGCTGGGAGCGGACCTGTTCCTGCGGGCGCGGGGCAACATCACGCTCACCGACGCCGGAGAGGCGCTGCTGCCCCTGGCCCGGCGCATCCTGGCCGACGCGGACACCGCCCGTCACGAGGTGCTGGAGCTGGTGCAGTTGCGCCGCGGCCGGGTGCGGCTCGGCGCCACCCCGAGCCTGTGCACCGGTCTGCTCCCCGACGCGCTGCGCGCCTTCCACGACCGCTATCCCGGCATCCGGTTGCTGATCGAGGAGGGCGGCTCGCACGACCTCGTCCGGGAGCTGGCGCGCGGCGCGCTCGACCTCGCCCTGGTCGTGCTGCCGCTGCCCACCGCGTCGCCGGCGCTGACCACGGTGGAGCTGCTGCGGGAGGACCTGGTGGTGGTGTCGTCCCCGGAGTCGCCCCGGCCGGGCGGCGGGCGGCGGGCGGTGCGCATCGCCGACCTGGAGGGCGAGCGCCTGGTGATGTTCCGGCACGGGTACGACCTGCGGGAACTGACCGTGGCCGCGTGCCGCGCCGAGGGCTTCGAACCGGACTTCGCGGTGGAGGGCGGGGAGATGGACGCGGTGCTGGGGTTCGTGCGGGCGGGGCTGGGGATGGCCGTGGTTCCCCGCATGGTCGCGGCCCGGTCGGGGCGGGGGCTGCGGGTCACTCCGCTGGCCCGGCCCGGGCTGCACCGGACGATCGCGTTGGCCCATCGCAGCGACGTGGCTCCGCCTCGGGCGGCTCGCGAGTTGCAGCGGATGCTGCTCGAGCGGTGA
- a CDS encoding succinate dehydrogenase, which produces MARTVWDSTVGKKTVMAISGLVMLLYLVAHMIGNLKIFFGSSEFNHYAHWLRTVGEPFMHYEWTLWLIRVVLVVAVVAHAVSAYQLSRRDIKARPSKYVHKKARSSYATRTMRWGGIILALFIVWHILDLTTGTVHTGGFETGKPYQNVVDTFSTWYGNVVYIVAVLAVGMHVRHGFWSAAQTLGAGSRTRDRALKTIANVLALLLTVGFVAVPVGVMTGVVS; this is translated from the coding sequence ATGGCGCGCACCGTGTGGGACTCGACCGTCGGCAAGAAGACGGTGATGGCGATCAGCGGACTCGTCATGCTGCTCTACCTGGTCGCCCACATGATCGGGAACCTGAAGATCTTCTTCGGGTCGAGCGAGTTCAACCACTACGCCCACTGGCTGCGCACGGTCGGCGAACCGTTCATGCACTACGAGTGGACGCTCTGGCTGATCCGCGTCGTACTGGTCGTCGCCGTCGTCGCCCACGCCGTCTCCGCGTACCAGCTCAGCCGCCGCGACATCAAGGCGCGGCCCAGCAAGTACGTGCACAAGAAGGCCCGCTCCAGCTACGCGACGCGCACCATGCGCTGGGGCGGGATCATCCTGGCCCTGTTCATCGTCTGGCACATCCTGGACCTGACCACCGGCACCGTGCACACCGGCGGCTTCGAGACGGGCAAGCCCTACCAGAACGTCGTGGACACCTTCTCGACCTGGTACGGCAACGTCGTCTACATCGTCGCCGTGCTCGCCGTCGGCATGCACGTCCGGCACGGCTTCTGGAGCGCCGCCCAGACCCTCGGCGCCGGCAGTCGCACCCGCGACCGCGCCCTCAAGACCATCGCCAACGTCCTCGCGCTGCTGCTCACGGTCGGTTTCGTCGCCGTACCCGTGGGCGTCATGACCGGAGTGGTGAGCTGA
- a CDS encoding SAM-dependent methyltransferase has product MERPAWAPRSIDISVPSVSRIYDFYLGGSHNFEVDREAARKAMEFMPGLPKIMQANRAFMRRAVRFAADEGIDQFLDIGSGIPTFGNVHEVAGRSRPGARVVYVDHDPVAVAHSEAVLAGNDEADVVAADLLKPREILSSPQVERLIDLNRPVALLLVAILHFVEDADDPYAAVAELTDALAPGSLLVLTHASYEGIPLPAERAGGAVDVYRNIRNPLIMRSREDIARFFEGYDMVEPGLVPMPRWRPEGAPEDEDPYAFSGFAGVGRTA; this is encoded by the coding sequence ATGGAGCGTCCCGCCTGGGCCCCTCGCAGCATCGACATCTCGGTGCCCAGCGTGTCCCGGATCTACGACTTCTACCTGGGCGGCTCGCACAACTTCGAGGTCGACCGGGAGGCGGCCCGCAAGGCCATGGAGTTCATGCCGGGCCTCCCCAAGATCATGCAGGCGAACCGGGCGTTCATGCGCCGTGCCGTGCGCTTCGCGGCCGACGAGGGCATCGACCAGTTCCTGGACATCGGCTCCGGCATCCCCACCTTCGGCAACGTCCACGAGGTGGCCGGGCGCAGCCGGCCCGGTGCCCGCGTCGTCTACGTCGACCACGACCCGGTGGCGGTCGCGCACAGCGAGGCCGTCCTGGCGGGCAACGACGAAGCGGACGTCGTGGCCGCCGACCTCCTCAAGCCCCGGGAGATCCTCTCCAGTCCCCAGGTGGAGCGGCTGATCGACCTGAATCGGCCGGTGGCCCTGCTGCTGGTTGCCATACTGCACTTCGTGGAAGACGCGGACGACCCCTACGCGGCGGTGGCCGAGCTGACCGACGCGCTCGCGCCCGGCAGCCTGCTCGTCCTCACGCACGCCTCGTACGAGGGAATCCCGCTGCCCGCGGAGCGGGCCGGGGGCGCGGTGGACGTGTACAGAAACATCCGCAATCCGCTGATCATGCGTTCGCGCGAGGACATCGCGCGGTTCTTCGAGGGGTACGACATGGTGGAGCCCGGACTGGTTCCGATGCCGCGCTGGCGGCCCGAGGGGGCGCCGGAGGACGAGGATCCGTATGCGTTCTCCGGGTTCGCCGGCGTGGGGCGTACGGCGTGA
- a CDS encoding fumarate reductase/succinate dehydrogenase flavoprotein subunit, producing MTSYADYTTGEPVADTKAPAGPVNERWDTRRFEAQLVNPANRRGQTVIVVGTGLAGGSAGATLAEQGYHVVQFCYQDSPRRAHSIAAQGGINAAKNYRNDGDSVHRLFYDTVKGGDFRSRESNVHRLAQISVEIIDQCVAQGVPFAREYGGLLDTRSFGGVQVSRTFYARGQTGQQLLLGAYQALSRQIAAGNIEMHPRTEMLDLIVVDGRARGVVVRDLITGKIDTYFADAVVLASGGYGNVFYLSTNAMNSNATAVWRAHRRGAYFANPCFTQIHPTCIPRTGDHQSKLTLMSESLRNDGRIWVPKAKGDDRPPNEIPEDERDYYLERVYPSFGNLVPRDIASRAAKNVCDEGRGVGPGGQGVYLDFADAIERMGRKAVEAKYGNLFDMYQRITDEDPYRVPMRIYPAVHYTMGGLWVDYDLQTTVPGLFAIGEANFSDHGANRLGASALMQGLADGYFVLPATINDYLARNPHKDEVDDGHPVVQEVLAETEDRLNLLLSVDGDRTPDSFHRELGELMWEFCGMARTDTGLRKALERIPQIREEFWRRVKVPGTGEEFNQSLEKANRVVDYLELAELMCLDALHRAESCGGHFREESQTPDGEAARKDDEFGYAAAWEFTGTGEAPTLHKEDLVFEYVHPTQRSYA from the coding sequence ATGACAAGCTACGCCGACTACACGACCGGTGAGCCGGTCGCCGACACCAAGGCCCCCGCCGGACCCGTCAACGAGCGCTGGGACACGCGCCGTTTCGAGGCGCAACTGGTCAACCCCGCCAACCGGCGGGGGCAGACGGTCATCGTCGTCGGAACCGGACTCGCGGGCGGCTCCGCCGGCGCGACGCTCGCCGAGCAGGGCTACCACGTCGTCCAGTTCTGCTACCAGGACTCCCCGCGCCGGGCCCACTCCATCGCCGCGCAGGGTGGCATCAACGCCGCGAAGAACTACCGCAACGACGGCGACTCCGTCCACCGGCTGTTCTACGACACCGTCAAGGGCGGCGACTTCCGCTCCCGCGAGTCCAACGTGCACCGGCTCGCCCAGATCTCGGTCGAGATCATCGACCAGTGCGTGGCCCAGGGCGTGCCGTTCGCCCGTGAGTACGGCGGTCTGCTCGACACCCGCTCCTTCGGCGGCGTCCAGGTCTCCCGTACGTTCTACGCCCGGGGCCAGACGGGCCAGCAACTGCTGCTCGGCGCCTACCAGGCCCTCAGCAGGCAGATCGCGGCCGGGAACATCGAGATGCACCCGCGCACCGAGATGCTCGACCTGATCGTCGTGGACGGCCGGGCGCGCGGCGTCGTCGTCCGGGACCTGATCACTGGGAAGATCGACACGTACTTCGCGGACGCGGTCGTCCTCGCCTCCGGCGGCTACGGCAACGTCTTCTACCTGTCGACCAACGCCATGAACTCCAACGCGACCGCCGTGTGGCGGGCGCACCGGCGCGGCGCGTACTTCGCCAACCCCTGCTTCACGCAGATCCACCCGACCTGCATCCCGCGCACCGGCGACCACCAGTCCAAGCTGACGCTGATGAGCGAGTCGCTGCGCAACGACGGCCGGATCTGGGTACCGAAGGCCAAGGGCGACGACCGCCCGCCGAACGAGATCCCCGAGGACGAGCGCGACTACTACCTGGAGCGCGTCTACCCGTCCTTCGGCAACCTGGTCCCGCGCGACATCGCCTCCCGCGCCGCGAAGAACGTCTGCGACGAGGGCAGGGGAGTGGGGCCCGGCGGCCAGGGCGTGTACCTGGACTTCGCCGACGCGATCGAGCGCATGGGCCGCAAGGCCGTCGAGGCCAAGTACGGCAACCTCTTCGACATGTACCAGCGGATCACCGACGAGGACCCGTACCGGGTGCCGATGCGGATCTACCCCGCCGTGCACTACACGATGGGCGGCCTGTGGGTCGACTACGACCTCCAGACCACCGTCCCCGGCCTGTTCGCGATCGGCGAGGCCAACTTCTCCGACCACGGCGCCAACCGGCTCGGCGCCTCGGCGCTGATGCAGGGCCTGGCCGACGGCTACTTCGTCCTCCCGGCCACCATCAACGACTACCTCGCCCGCAACCCGCACAAGGACGAGGTCGACGACGGCCACCCGGTGGTGCAGGAGGTGCTGGCGGAGACCGAGGACCGGCTCAACCTCCTGCTGTCCGTGGACGGGGACCGCACCCCGGACTCCTTCCACCGCGAACTCGGCGAGCTGATGTGGGAGTTCTGCGGCATGGCCCGCACCGACACCGGCCTGCGCAAAGCCCTGGAGCGCATCCCCCAGATCCGCGAGGAGTTCTGGCGGCGCGTCAAGGTCCCCGGCACCGGCGAGGAGTTCAACCAGTCGCTGGAGAAGGCCAACCGCGTCGTCGACTACCTGGAGCTCGCCGAGCTGATGTGCCTCGACGCGCTGCACCGGGCCGAGTCCTGCGGCGGCCACTTCCGCGAGGAGTCCCAGACCCCCGACGGCGAGGCGGCCCGCAAGGACGACGAGTTCGGCTACGCGGCGGCCTGGGAGTTCACCGGCACCGGCGAGGCCCCCACCCTGCACAAGGAAGACCTGGTCTTCGAGTACGTCCACCCCACCCAGCGGAGCTACGCATGA
- a CDS encoding class F sortase yields the protein MDASEWAEEEERRRKRAPWGVIALVLLTGLALIRNGSGEFDEGPPQPASAAASDTRVAGGDGSAAGLSPLPYSVPDRVGIPAIQVDAPIMPVGLDADGWIGAPPPEDPNLAGWFTGAVTPGEKGTAVVVGHVDNKQGPAVFYGLGALEKGNKVEVHRQDGKTAVFEIYGIEVFAKDDFPGDRVYASKGGPELRVITCGGGFSKQSGYEGNVVAFARMTGIR from the coding sequence ATGGATGCGTCCGAGTGGGCCGAAGAGGAGGAGCGGCGGAGGAAGCGCGCTCCCTGGGGCGTGATAGCGCTTGTTCTGCTGACCGGGCTCGCGCTCATCCGGAACGGTTCGGGGGAATTCGACGAGGGCCCGCCGCAGCCGGCCTCGGCCGCCGCCTCCGACACCCGCGTCGCCGGCGGCGACGGCTCCGCCGCCGGTCTGTCGCCGCTGCCGTACTCGGTGCCCGACCGGGTGGGCATCCCCGCCATCCAGGTCGACGCGCCGATCATGCCGGTCGGTCTCGACGCGGACGGCTGGATCGGCGCACCGCCGCCCGAGGACCCGAATCTGGCCGGCTGGTTCACCGGCGCGGTCACCCCCGGGGAAAAGGGCACCGCGGTCGTCGTAGGCCATGTCGACAACAAACAGGGCCCCGCGGTCTTCTACGGGCTCGGGGCTCTGGAAAAGGGAAACAAGGTAGAAGTGCACCGCCAGGACGGAAAGACGGCGGTCTTCGAGATCTACGGCATCGAGGTGTTCGCGAAGGACGATTTCCCCGGCGACCGGGTCTACGCCTCCAAGGGCGGTCCCGAATTGCGGGTCATCACATGCGGCGGCGGTTTCTCCAAGCAGAGCGGATACGAGGGGAACGTCGTCGCCTTCGCGCGCATGACCGGGATCCGCTGA
- a CDS encoding polysaccharide deacetylase family protein, translated as MKKDQLLTRRRALLAGAAAAGAAGAAGALAVALGDGPARPVAPAPGPAARSPLKPSAYRLQPLTGYGAPRAAPARPPVRSEPILRMSGRGRTMLLTFDDGPDPRYTPDILDTLAKYDVRATFFVCGEMADHNRDLLSRMADEGHVVGNHTWSHPLLTRLGRRRIRSEMERTSEVVEQAYGELPRWFRAPYGAWNRAAFQLGAELGMEPLAWTVDTLDWTTPGTGTIVDRVADGAAPGVVVLSHDAGGDRSQSVRALRSYLPELLDSGYHLTVPRRRYV; from the coding sequence ATGAAGAAGGATCAGTTGCTGACTCGACGCCGCGCACTGCTCGCCGGCGCCGCGGCCGCGGGAGCGGCGGGCGCCGCCGGCGCGCTCGCGGTGGCCCTCGGGGACGGACCGGCCCGGCCGGTCGCCCCCGCTCCGGGGCCCGCGGCGCGCAGCCCGCTCAAGCCCTCCGCGTACCGCCTCCAGCCCTTGACCGGATACGGCGCGCCGCGTGCCGCGCCCGCGCGGCCCCCGGTACGCAGCGAGCCGATCCTGCGCATGTCGGGCCGGGGGCGCACGATGCTGCTCACCTTCGACGACGGGCCCGACCCCCGCTACACCCCGGACATCCTGGACACACTGGCGAAGTACGACGTGCGTGCGACGTTCTTCGTCTGCGGCGAGATGGCGGACCACAACAGGGACCTGCTGTCCCGGATGGCCGACGAAGGGCACGTCGTCGGCAACCACACCTGGTCCCACCCGCTGCTGACCCGCCTCGGCCGGCGCCGCATCCGCTCCGAGATGGAGCGGACGAGCGAGGTCGTCGAGCAGGCGTACGGAGAGCTGCCCCGGTGGTTCCGGGCCCCGTACGGGGCGTGGAACCGGGCCGCCTTCCAACTCGGCGCCGAACTGGGCATGGAACCGCTCGCCTGGACCGTGGACACCCTCGACTGGACCACCCCCGGCACCGGGACCATCGTCGACCGGGTGGCGGACGGCGCCGCCCCCGGCGTGGTGGTGCTCTCGCACGACGCCGGGGGCGACCGCTCGCAGAGTGTCCGCGCCCTGCGCTCCTACCTGCCCGAGCTACTGGACTCCGGCTACCACCTCACCGTCCCCCGGCGGCGGTACGTCTGA
- a CDS encoding universal stress protein, whose translation MTEQHSQQFERGTDGPKVIVAGVDGSDSSLRAAAYAGGLARRQRALLAVVYVQPVLASGAALGAPVAETTDEIAEGLVAQIREATERTKGIFDVRWEFHTFRGDPYNGLVRAADELKADAVVVGASEQAGHRIVGSVAVRLVKAGRWPVTVVP comes from the coding sequence GTGACGGAACAGCACTCCCAGCAGTTCGAACGGGGCACCGACGGACCGAAGGTCATCGTGGCCGGGGTGGACGGCTCCGACTCCTCGCTCCGGGCGGCGGCCTACGCCGGAGGTCTGGCCCGGCGGCAGCGCGCGCTGCTCGCCGTGGTGTACGTGCAGCCGGTACTGGCCTCGGGCGCGGCGCTCGGGGCGCCGGTCGCGGAGACGACCGACGAGATCGCCGAGGGCCTGGTCGCCCAGATCCGGGAGGCGACCGAGCGGACCAAGGGGATATTCGACGTGCGCTGGGAGTTCCACACCTTCCGCGGCGACCCCTACAACGGCCTGGTCAGGGCGGCGGACGAGCTCAAGGCCGACGCCGTGGTGGTGGGCGCCTCCGAGCAGGCCGGACACCGGATCGTCGGCTCCGTCGCGGTGCGGCTGGTGAAGGCGGGGCGCTGGCCCGTGACAGTGGTGCCGTAG
- a CDS encoding DUF4239 domain-containing protein codes for MPEWLVLTLAMLAACVVVVIITLLRHRRASDDEDITETPDVIEYMTMWIGVVYAIVLGLAIAGVWEARSAAQDHVQAEAVALHEISERVRVYPPDVRDRIREDVNAYVGHVVSTEWKVMSDRGEVTDRGTELLDRVRADVTDYEPRTDFEAQAYQPLVDQVTAADQARIARAESTGATMPGVVWFGLVTGGVVTVGMVFALQIRRTARELILAGLFSALIAFLLFLIWDFDAPFSRGVAASTDPFLNLFPDAEG; via the coding sequence TTGCCGGAATGGCTTGTTCTCACCCTCGCGATGCTGGCCGCCTGTGTCGTGGTCGTCATCATCACCCTTCTACGGCACCGCAGGGCGTCCGACGACGAGGACATCACCGAGACCCCGGACGTCATCGAGTACATGACGATGTGGATCGGTGTGGTGTACGCCATCGTCCTGGGCCTGGCCATCGCCGGTGTCTGGGAGGCACGCAGCGCCGCCCAGGACCACGTGCAGGCGGAGGCGGTCGCGCTGCACGAGATCTCGGAACGCGTCCGGGTCTATCCGCCCGACGTCCGTGACCGCATCCGGGAGGATGTCAACGCCTATGTCGGACACGTCGTGTCCACCGAGTGGAAGGTCATGTCCGACCGCGGCGAGGTGACCGACCGGGGAACCGAACTCCTCGACCGCGTCCGCGCGGACGTCACCGACTACGAGCCGAGGACGGACTTCGAGGCCCAGGCGTACCAGCCGCTCGTCGACCAGGTGACCGCGGCGGACCAGGCCCGCATCGCCCGTGCGGAGTCGACCGGGGCGACCATGCCGGGTGTGGTGTGGTTCGGGCTGGTCACGGGGGGCGTCGTCACGGTCGGCATGGTCTTCGCCCTGCAGATCCGGCGCACGGCACGAGAGCTGATCCTCGCCGGGCTGTTCTCGGCGCTGATCGCCTTCCTGCTCTTCCTCATCTGGGACTTCGACGCGCCGTTCAGTCGGGGCGTCGCGGCGTCGACGGATCCGTTCCTGAACCTCTTCCCGGACGCGGAGGGCTGA
- the rmdA gene encoding cyclic Di-GMP phosphodiesterase RmdA: MTAERGGPEDRLRRFATIWSRAVFPVTTTSSTRPEFEEQLLPLARRLSEVLRARGFDADEARTVGAALVDCHCTDPEALARTLDCVDAYLVLYCGEEGDPEALRARSARLQHAMAAGFAAALRARTLAEQEAIAQAALKAQGVVAQALHASEARFRAVFEGAAIGIGIADLDGNVLQVNGALMRMFGIADPTLRGRNVREWSHPDDAPQTWRLYDELVRGEREAYHLEKAFYRPDGTVLWTNLTVSLLRDADGTPQYQLALMEDTTERRLLNLRLRYEATHDALTGLPNRSFFFERLEKALNAGPGQRFGLCYLDLDGFKTVNDSLGHAAGDRLLVEVADRLESCATAPGEMVARLGGDEFVALTTGPGTRREVDELAGRIMNALLAPISVDGRELTVRGSIGIVEGPAGERSPAEVLRSADITMYRAKSAGGNRFELADPEADARVITRHGLTTALPAALERGEFFIEYQPLVHLGDGSVHGAEALVRWLHPQHGVLGPDRFIPLAEHTGLIVPLGRWVLEQSVRQARAWRERYGETTAAGPLRINVNLSPCQLAHPGLVQDTVEILERTGVAPDALCLEVTESALIGADDDLLKPLRRLAEMGVDIALDDFGTGYSNLANLRRLPVSVLKLDRSFTQSMQQFPADPVDLKIVEGIVALAHSLDLAVTVEGVETGAQAEQLRILGCDTAQGWYYARPGPPERLHELALVDATA; the protein is encoded by the coding sequence GTGACCGCGGAACGGGGCGGGCCGGAGGACAGACTGCGCCGGTTCGCGACGATCTGGAGCCGGGCGGTCTTCCCGGTGACCACGACGTCGTCGACCCGGCCGGAGTTCGAGGAGCAACTGCTGCCGCTGGCCCGCCGGCTGAGCGAGGTGCTGCGGGCGCGCGGCTTCGACGCGGACGAGGCCAGGACGGTCGGCGCCGCGCTCGTCGACTGCCACTGCACCGACCCCGAGGCGCTCGCCCGGACGTTGGACTGCGTCGACGCCTACCTCGTGCTCTACTGCGGCGAGGAGGGCGACCCCGAGGCCCTGCGGGCCCGTTCGGCCCGGCTGCAACACGCCATGGCGGCCGGATTCGCCGCGGCGCTGCGCGCCCGGACCCTCGCCGAACAGGAGGCCATCGCGCAGGCCGCCCTGAAGGCACAGGGCGTGGTCGCCCAGGCGCTGCACGCCAGCGAGGCCCGCTTCCGCGCGGTCTTCGAGGGCGCCGCCATAGGCATCGGCATCGCCGACCTGGACGGCAACGTCCTCCAGGTGAACGGGGCGCTGATGCGCATGTTCGGCATCGCCGACCCGACGCTGCGCGGCCGCAACGTCAGGGAGTGGTCGCACCCCGACGACGCGCCCCAGACCTGGCGGCTCTACGACGAGCTGGTGCGCGGCGAGCGCGAGGCCTACCACCTGGAGAAGGCCTTCTACCGCCCCGACGGAACGGTCCTGTGGACCAACCTGACCGTCTCCCTGCTGCGCGACGCCGACGGCACCCCGCAATACCAGCTCGCGCTGATGGAGGACACCACCGAACGCCGGCTGCTCAACCTGCGGCTGCGCTACGAGGCCACCCACGACGCGCTCACCGGCCTGCCCAACCGCAGCTTCTTCTTCGAACGTCTGGAGAAGGCCCTGAACGCGGGTCCGGGCCAGCGCTTCGGCCTGTGCTACCTGGACCTCGACGGCTTCAAGACCGTCAACGACAGCCTCGGCCACGCGGCCGGCGACCGGCTGCTCGTGGAGGTCGCCGACCGCCTGGAGTCCTGTGCCACCGCGCCCGGCGAGATGGTCGCCCGGCTCGGGGGCGACGAGTTCGTCGCGCTGACCACCGGCCCGGGCACCCGGCGCGAGGTCGACGAACTCGCCGGGCGCATCATGAACGCTCTGCTCGCCCCGATCAGCGTCGACGGCCGTGAGCTGACCGTGCGCGGCAGCATCGGCATCGTCGAGGGTCCGGCGGGGGAGCGCAGCCCGGCGGAGGTGCTGCGCAGCGCCGACATCACCATGTACCGGGCCAAGTCGGCGGGCGGCAACCGCTTCGAGCTGGCCGATCCGGAGGCGGACGCCCGCGTCATCACCCGGCACGGCCTGACGACCGCGCTGCCGGCGGCCCTGGAGCGGGGCGAGTTCTTCATCGAGTACCAGCCGCTCGTGCACCTCGGCGACGGCAGTGTGCACGGCGCCGAGGCGCTGGTGCGCTGGCTGCATCCGCAGCACGGCGTGCTGGGCCCGGACCGGTTCATCCCGCTCGCCGAGCACACGGGGCTGATCGTGCCGCTGGGCCGCTGGGTGCTCGAGCAGTCCGTGCGGCAGGCCCGTGCCTGGCGGGAGCGGTACGGCGAGACGACCGCCGCCGGCCCGCTGCGCATCAACGTCAACCTCTCGCCCTGCCAGCTCGCCCACCCGGGGCTGGTCCAGGACACCGTCGAGATCCTGGAGCGGACCGGGGTCGCGCCCGACGCGCTGTGCCTGGAGGTCACGGAGTCGGCGCTGATCGGCGCCGACGACGACCTGCTCAAGCCGCTGCGCCGGCTGGCCGAGATGGGCGTCGACATCGCCCTGGACGACTTCGGCACCGGTTACTCCAACCTCGCCAACCTGCGCCGCCTCCCGGTGAGCGTCCTCAAACTGGACCGATCCTTCACCCAGAGCATGCAGCAGTTCCCGGCCGACCCGGTCGACCTCAAGATCGTCGAGGGCATCGTCGCCCTGGCCCACAGCCTGGACCTCGCGGTCACCGTGGAGGGCGTGGAGACCGGCGCGCAGGCCGAGCAACTGCGCATACTGGGCTGCGACACGGCCCAGGGCTGGTATTACGCCCGTCCGGGCCCCCCGGAGCGACTGCACGAACTGGCGCTGGTCGACGCGACGGCGTAG